The DNA segment tcccagctgcacctccagccacaagacatgtcctgctacaacccgtgcctgccatgccagccctgtggcccgaccccgctggccaacagctgcaatgagccctgtgtcaagcagtgccaggactccaccgtcgtcatccagccctcccccgtggtggtgaccctgcccggccccatcctcagctccttcccgcagaacaccgccgtgggatcctcctcctccgctgccgttggcagcatcctcagctctcagggagtgcccatctcctccggaggttttggcctctccggcctcggcagcggctactgcggcaggaggtgcctcccctgctaaagctgctggcGATGGCCCTGGGGAAGGCCCCCAGGGACCCACAAGACGGTACCGGACTGGGGACGGACCATcggcttgctgctttcagaggggcCGAGCAACCCCAGCACCCCTTGCAAAAGGACGGGGCCAGCCTTGGTCCTCAGAAAGCACGGCccatgcctgcctttcccctcttccactctctcctttccctcttgcgtcctggttctcttgtgctgccctgggctgtgagccccacaaagccagcctagggaggacctgctggccctgctccctctgtggggcaggcagatggACACCTGGCGGGACCTCCGCCACAGCCGTGGGGCGCGGACTCCTTTCTGCCCCTGGTGCTCCCCGCACTAGGGACTCCAACTCAGAGCGGCctcgtttccctcttttgactcattaaagttctgctgcatcccagcccatgcCTCTGTGTCATCCTCTCCCCTGCAGATGCTCTCCTAAGATGCCCAGGGGGAGAGGTGTTGCTCAGGGGTGGTTCTGGGAGGGGGTTGCTGGGGACAGTCGTGCAGTGATTGTCAACACAATTGTTGCATTGAGTGTGCTTAGTCATGCATTGAGTGACCCTATGGTTTCTAAGTTTCTCTGCCGATTTGGGTCGGGATAGAGTTACGCTACCTTGTTCAGTGACTACCGTCCACTTTGCTGtgtacacctttcctttctcctcagtgagCTCGACACTGTGATGCAAGCAGTCAGGAGGGAATGTGGTATTGACAAGACACAGGCACTAGCTTcccgggagaggccaggagaacCCATCCTAACCATAGCATTCTCAAAGGGAGGAACACAGTGCAGAGGGATGCCTTATCATAGAACcatgctatcatagaatcatagaatggtttgggttggaagagacctttaaagatcatctagtccaaccctcctgccgtgggcagggacatctgtcactagatcATGTTACTCAAAGTTCCGTCaaccctgaccttgaacacttccagtgaagGGACATCCCATCAGTCTCTGGGCAATTTTttgcagtgtctcatcaccctcatcgcaagaaatttcttccttatgtccaatctacatctaccctatttgagtttaaaactgttgctccttttcctgtcactacagaccttgatAAAAGGTCCCTCTCCgacttccttataagccccctttaagtactgaaaggctgcagcaaggtctcccc comes from the Aptenodytes patagonicus chromosome 20, bAptPat1.pri.cur, whole genome shotgun sequence genome and includes:
- the LOC143169352 gene encoding feather keratin 1-like — its product is MSCYNPCLPCQPCGPTPLANSCNEPCVKQCQDSTVVIQPSPVVVTLPGPILSSFPQNTAVGSSSSAAVGSILSSQGVPISSGGFGLSGLGSGYCGRRCLPC